In Paenibacillus dendritiformis, the DNA window CCCTCCGCATTGACGGCGAAAACCTGGGGCTTCTACGATGTTCTCTTTAAAGGCAGCGAGTTCAAGTTCCCGCGTCCTTACAGATCGTATGTCATGGAAAACGTGCTGTTCAAGATTTCGTTCCCCGCGGAATTTCATGCGCAGACGGCCGTGGAATGCGCGATTCAGCTCCATCCGGACGTCAAGGACCGGCTGGACGACATCGACCATATTGCGATTGCCACACACGAGTCGGCGATCCGCATCATCGATAAAAAAGGACCGCTGCACAACCCGGCGGACCGCGATCATTGCCTGCAGTATATAACGGCAATCGGACTTATTTTCGGTGAGCTGACGGCGGATCATTATGAAGATTCCACGGCAAAAGATCCGCGTATCGATGCCCTGCGGGAGAAGATGATAGTAGTGGAAAATCCGCAATATTCCAAGGATTATCTCGATCCGGAGAAGCGCTCCATTGCCAATGCCGTTCAAGTGATGTTCAAGGACGGCTCCAGGACGGACAACGTGGCCGTTGAATATCCGATTGGCCACCGCCGCAGAAGAGCGGAAGGCATTCCGTTGCTGGTAAAGAAATTTAAAAACAATTTGGAGACGCGTTTCCCCGCAAAGCAAGTGGCGGACATTTTGGAGCTTTGCGAAAATCAAGAGCGCTTGGAAGCGACACCCGTACACGTCTTCGTGGACAAGTTTTTGATCTGAAAAGCAAGCTGGCGCCGGTACTCCACCGGTGTCAGCTTGTTCCGCTTTTGCTGTCTTCTCGCCATTGTGTACAAACGCCGTACATTTTGTCCGCTTGAAGTTCCACTCTTGCTGAAGCGAGTCCGTCCTTACTCCGGCGCCTCGTTTTGAAAAAATTCCTCAACCTTTTTCATGAACACCTTGGCAGCCATGCTGCTGTACTTGTCGCTGCGATAATAAATCTACAATCCCGAACCGGCGATCCCTTAATGGGAATGGAGTGTTTTCTTTCTTTATTCATTTCCAATATTATGAATTGAAGTTATACTAAGGGGAAGAGATGGCGGACGAATGAAAAAGGACCATCAAGAAGTACCTATCAAATGTACTGGTATTGCGGCGGTCTTACTGAAAAAATGCAATGATGAATGCAAAGTGCTTTTATTGAAGCGTGCCGCTCCGCCCTTGAAGGATGCCTGGTATTATAAATTTTATTTACATTGCCCCGGTTTTTGTTGGGTTTGTTGAAGGAGAACAAGATGTAGTATTGAATCAGGAACATACAGCATATCAATGGCTGTCATTTCAGGAAGCAAAAGAAATCGCTTTACCCGGAAATGATGAAGTTCTGGAGTTTATTGAAAAGCATTTTATAAAAAAGAAGCCTTCTATTTGGTTATATGTAGGGGGAGGCACGAATGATGTATAACAGAGTTGATGTTGCGTGCGCATTAATATTTGATCAAGCCAGCGAGAATGTGGTGATGGTAAAAAATAAAAAAGGCGACTCCTGCTATTGGAGCCTTCCAGGCGGAGCAGTTGAAGCAGGGGAAACGCTAGAAGCGGCCGTAATACGTGAGACAAAAGAGGAAGCCGGATTTGAAGTTGAGGCAGGCGGGCTTTATTCGGTGAGTGAAGCTCTCTTTTCGAATTGTCAGTGCCTGCACTAAATTGGAAATGGAGATTCTGTGTAATGATAATATTAATAAGCGGCAACAGTTGCACAGGGAAAACCTTAATGTCGCAAAGATTGCTTGAAAAATATTTGATTCCTTATTTTTCGGTCGATCACCTCAAAATGGGGTTATACAGATCGGATAGCAACTGCGGCTTTACACCACAGGATAGTGATGAAGCAATTGGCGAGAAGTTATGGCCGATCATTAAAGGGATGATTATGACGAGTATTGAAAATAATCAAAACATGATTATTGAAGGTTGTTATATCCTGGCTCGCTTTATCAAGGATTTTGAAAAACCATATTCCGAAAACATCATATCCGTGTTTCTCGGTTTTTCAACGAATTATATTAAACAAAACTTTGACTCCAACATAGTAAAGCATAGAAGCGCGATTGAAACCCGCCTCTATCCGGAAGAGCGCACGATCAGTCGATTCATCGATGAGCATGATCATTTTAGACGAAGCTGCAAGGAATATGGTGTTCCTTATTTTGAAATAGATCAAAATTATAAGGAAGAAATTATGAAGGTTTATGATTTTATTGAGGTTCAAAAACGTAAGATGGAAGCAAATTAAATGCGGGGGAAGCTTCATCCGATAGTAAGATAAAATAAATTACCTAAAAGACAATATTAATTAAGGGATGAGAACTGGCATGTCAAGAGGTACAACAATTTCATTATTTTTAGTCGATGGAAATCCATCGGGAATCATATGTGCTTATCTTTCTAACTGGACAGGGCAAGCTGTGAGAAGGCTAAAACTAGATCAGAGGTAAATAGAATAGGAGTATATTTTCTTTTTGGATTTAGTGAACAAGCACCCGATGAAAGAATTGTTTACATAGGTCAATCAGATAATATTTATGAATGATTGGTCCAACATACTAAGGAACGCAAAAAATCTTCATTATCAGAGATGGCAATCGCTGATATGGACACTTTTATAGATAATATTAAAACTGTTTTACCAACATTAGGATACGATCTGTTAATAGAACCTGCGACGAATAGAGAAAAGAAGAACACAACATTTTATTTGGATATTGGAGGATTAAAAGCAACAGGATATCTTTCTAATAATGGATTTGTTGTAATCAAGGGAAGTGACCTGTCTCTGGAATTAAAAGAGTCCTTATCGATGTCCTATAAAAATATAAGAGAAATTTTAATTGAAAAAGAAGTGATCAAAGTAGACGGCAACAAATATAAATTTTACAAAGACTATGAATTTTCAAGCTCTTCAGCTGCTGCAGCTACTATTGTCGGGTATTCTATAAATGGAAGAATTTCATGGAAAGATGAAAAAGGCAAGACACTAAAGCAACTGGAAGAGGAATCATTAATTGAGAGGGACTCATAGAAACCATTTCTTTTACAATATCCGAACAATTGTTCTTCGAAATATTGGGAGATGATGCTACAATAAGGGGGACAATTGAACCTTGGGCGGGCGTGGTATCCCTTCGAAAGGAGGTGATACCATGAATGTAGAAGCAGCTATTACAATCATGATTCTTTTTGGCACCTTTGTGCTTGCACTACTAACATATATTTCGGATAACTACAAGAAAAAGTAAGAACCCACCCTAAGGTTACCGCCCGGTGGGTTCTTATTCCTTGGTGACTAGAAGGGATAGGCCCATCCAAGCCAATTGTTAGCCGAGTGTTTGCCGCACTCGGCTCCTTTAATCGTATGATATCACAATTGGTAAAAGAAGTGAACATCACTAGCGTGCAATTTGGCTTGCAAATGAGCAAACCCCGGAGGCGCCTGCCGGCAGCCCCGAGGATTAACTACCAATCCACAGGAATTCTCAGCGTTACTTTAGTTCCAACCTGGACGGTGCTGTCTATCGTTAATCCATACTCTGGACCGTACATGAGCCTCGC includes these proteins:
- a CDS encoding 2-phosphoglycerate kinase; amino-acid sequence: MIILISGNSCTGKTLMSQRLLEKYLIPYFSVDHLKMGLYRSDSNCGFTPQDSDEAIGEKLWPIIKGMIMTSIENNQNMIIEGCYILARFIKDFEKPYSENIISVFLGFSTNYIKQNFDSNIVKHRSAIETRLYPEERTISRFIDEHDHFRRSCKEYGVPYFEIDQNYKEEIMKVYDFIEVQKRKMEAN
- a CDS encoding NUDIX hydrolase; this translates as MMYNRVDVACALIFDQASENVVMVKNKKGDSCYWSLPGGAVEAGETLEAAVIRETKEEAGFEVEAGGLYSVSEALFSNCQCLH
- a CDS encoding DUF4357 domain-containing protein yields the protein MDTFIDNIKTVLPTLGYDLLIEPATNREKKNTTFYLDIGGLKATGYLSNNGFVVIKGSDLSLELKESLSMSYKNIREILIEKEVIKVDGNKYKFYKDYEFSSSSAAAATIVGYSINGRISWKDEKGKTLKQLEEESLIERDS
- a CDS encoding putative holin-like toxin — encoded protein: MNVEAAITIMILFGTFVLALLTYISDNYKKK